The Ochrobactrum quorumnocens genome has a segment encoding these proteins:
- a CDS encoding M20 aminoacylase family protein — translation MPVENWASNQLEDLIAFRRDLHENPELLYDVNRTAEKVAEALRAAGLDEVVTGIGRTGVVGVIRGHINNSGRAVALRADMDALPILEETGAQWSSKVPGKMHACGHDGHTTMLLGAARELAKSRAFDGSVIVIFQPAEEGGAGAKAMIDDGLFKRWPVNEVYGMHNRPNLDVGKFTINSGPIMGSVDVLDITIEGVGGHAASPHHTIDPIPVTAALIQAIQTLTARTVDPLDSAVISITTIHGGDAFNVIPQSLKLTGTVRTLREEVRNHIEERLRRAVQGIADAFGAKATLDYQRNYPVTVNHEHQSELAALAAEAVAGIGRVTRDMPATLGGEDFAFMLNEVPGAMINIGNGPSANLHHPRYDFNDDAIVWGCSYWTELVRQRLPV, via the coding sequence ATGCCGGTTGAAAATTGGGCTTCGAACCAGCTTGAAGATCTGATCGCCTTCCGTCGTGATCTTCATGAAAACCCGGAACTGCTTTACGATGTAAACCGAACGGCTGAAAAAGTCGCCGAAGCGTTGCGTGCAGCAGGTCTCGACGAAGTGGTCACAGGCATAGGTCGCACAGGCGTTGTAGGCGTCATTCGCGGCCATATCAACAATTCAGGTCGCGCTGTCGCCTTACGCGCCGATATGGATGCGCTCCCCATCCTTGAAGAGACTGGCGCACAATGGTCATCAAAAGTCCCAGGAAAAATGCATGCTTGCGGGCATGACGGCCACACCACAATGCTTTTGGGCGCCGCTCGCGAACTCGCGAAAAGTCGAGCTTTCGACGGCAGCGTGATAGTTATCTTCCAGCCAGCCGAAGAAGGTGGCGCAGGCGCAAAAGCCATGATCGATGACGGTCTTTTCAAACGCTGGCCGGTCAACGAAGTTTATGGCATGCACAACCGCCCAAATCTCGACGTGGGCAAGTTCACCATCAATTCAGGCCCAATCATGGGGTCAGTGGACGTTCTTGACATCACAATCGAGGGCGTCGGAGGACATGCGGCGTCTCCGCACCATACGATCGACCCGATCCCGGTCACCGCAGCGCTCATTCAGGCCATCCAGACGCTGACCGCCCGCACCGTCGACCCTTTGGATTCAGCTGTTATTTCAATTACGACAATTCACGGTGGCGATGCATTTAATGTCATCCCACAGTCACTCAAACTGACCGGAACAGTGCGCACGTTGCGAGAAGAAGTGCGCAATCACATCGAAGAACGCCTCAGGCGTGCCGTGCAGGGTATTGCCGACGCTTTCGGTGCGAAAGCAACTCTGGATTATCAACGCAACTATCCAGTCACCGTCAATCATGAGCATCAATCCGAGCTGGCAGCTCTTGCCGCAGAAGCCGTGGCGGGCATAGGCCGTGTCACACGCGACATGCCAGCAACACTTGGTGGAGAAGATTTTGCTTTTATGCTCAATGAAGTGCCCGGAGCGATGATCAATATCGGCAATGGTCCGAGCGCCAACCTTCATCATCCAAGATATGACTTCAATGACGATGCGATCGTCTGGGGTTGTTCTTACTGGACGGAGTTGGTGCGCCAAAGGCTGCCTGTCTAA
- a CDS encoding L-2-amino-thiazoline-4-carboxylic acid hydrolase, whose translation MNQMPILERRRIEALVLKNVYEVLRERSGEEEAQAVIGKAVSRSAIEQGKNFAEELGHTPDLEDFADILPLWTKDNALEINVLSQGKEHFDFDVKRCLYSEMYREMGLGHIGHLLSCNRDGDFCIGYNPEMKLERTQTIMQGASHCDFRYSLETKQKGSENAG comes from the coding sequence ATGAATCAAATGCCAATTCTCGAACGCCGCCGCATTGAGGCGCTGGTTCTTAAAAATGTTTATGAGGTTCTTCGCGAGCGGTCAGGCGAGGAAGAAGCTCAGGCTGTGATCGGCAAAGCCGTATCGCGTTCAGCGATAGAACAAGGCAAGAATTTTGCGGAGGAACTCGGACACACGCCCGATCTTGAGGACTTTGCCGATATTCTACCGCTCTGGACCAAAGATAATGCCCTTGAAATCAATGTATTGTCACAGGGCAAAGAGCACTTTGATTTTGATGTAAAGCGTTGCCTTTATTCGGAGATGTATCGCGAGATGGGACTTGGTCATATCGGCCATCTGCTGTCTTGCAACCGCGATGGCGATTTTTGCATCGGCTACAATCCAGAAATGAAGCTGGAACGCACACAAACCATCATGCAGGGCGCTAGCCATTGCGACTTCCGATACAGCCTTGAGACAAAACAAAAGGGGTCCGAAAATGCCGGTTGA
- a CDS encoding NAD(P)/FAD-dependent oxidoreductase — translation MEKIEFPPSIWAATAPARNLTQPLISDAEADVVIVGGGFTGLSAALHLAKRGKRVIVLEAKAVGWGASGRNNGQVIPTMTAAEPDAITKRYGSSGERFAKLIGNSADILFSIIREEKIEAEAEQTGWFQPAHSSGRVKLSQARVEAWKRFGFPAEYLDSASTAKLLGSDFWYGGMFNPTGGHINPLALARGLAAAAERHGAIVYERSPVTSYERKGDHWEVSANNTTVRAKGFLLATNAYTGELREQLAPRLARTIVPILSWQMATVPINDTLRATILPGRQAVSDTRGDLRFFRYDARNRLITGGVVMGDYNVADRVKQKAAHNLAEAFPALGVPEMTHVWSGYIGMTWDRFPRVHHLGTNGWAWIGCNGRGVALGTALGLELARALDGEPLEDLALPVSEPAQLPLHKIARKIAPFYLAWLRRKDLTELNL, via the coding sequence ATGGAAAAAATTGAGTTCCCTCCGTCCATCTGGGCAGCAACCGCCCCCGCCCGTAACCTGACCCAACCGCTGATCAGCGATGCAGAAGCCGATGTCGTGATCGTAGGCGGCGGCTTCACCGGCCTTTCAGCAGCACTGCATCTTGCAAAACGCGGCAAGCGCGTCATCGTTCTGGAAGCCAAAGCGGTGGGCTGGGGAGCTTCGGGACGGAATAATGGTCAGGTGATTCCCACGATGACTGCCGCAGAACCCGATGCAATCACCAAACGCTACGGGTCGTCAGGGGAACGCTTTGCCAAACTCATTGGCAACAGTGCCGATATTCTGTTCTCAATCATACGCGAAGAAAAGATCGAGGCTGAAGCTGAGCAAACAGGCTGGTTTCAGCCGGCGCATTCATCTGGACGGGTCAAGCTCTCGCAAGCCCGAGTCGAAGCATGGAAACGGTTTGGCTTTCCAGCGGAATATCTCGATAGCGCCTCGACAGCGAAGCTTCTGGGCAGCGACTTCTGGTATGGCGGGATGTTCAATCCGACAGGTGGCCACATCAACCCTTTGGCTCTGGCCCGAGGCCTTGCAGCAGCTGCCGAACGCCATGGAGCAATTGTTTACGAGAGAAGCCCTGTCACGTCCTATGAACGCAAAGGCGATCATTGGGAAGTGTCCGCCAACAATACTACCGTCCGCGCCAAAGGCTTTCTGCTTGCAACAAACGCCTACACAGGCGAATTGCGTGAACAACTCGCACCGCGGCTCGCGCGGACAATTGTCCCCATTCTATCATGGCAAATGGCAACAGTACCTATCAACGATACGCTCCGCGCAACCATCCTTCCGGGCCGTCAGGCCGTATCTGATACGCGCGGCGATCTGCGCTTCTTCCGCTACGATGCACGCAACCGACTAATCACGGGCGGGGTGGTGATGGGCGACTACAATGTCGCAGACCGAGTAAAACAAAAAGCAGCGCACAATCTGGCTGAGGCTTTTCCAGCTCTTGGCGTGCCGGAAATGACCCACGTCTGGAGCGGTTACATCGGCATGACATGGGACAGGTTTCCCCGTGTTCATCATCTCGGCACCAATGGCTGGGCTTGGATCGGTTGCAATGGTCGTGGTGTCGCACTGGGCACGGCGCTCGGGCTTGAATTGGCGCGCGCCTTGGATGGCGAACCGTTGGAAGACCTCGCCCTACCAGTGTCAGAGCCCGCGCAGCTACCACTGCACAAAATCGCACGCAAAATCGCCCCCTTCTATCTCGCATGGTTGCGACGCAAGGATCTTACTGAGCTAAATTTGTAG
- a CDS encoding ABC transporter ATP-binding protein, whose translation MTAAPVLEINNLQIALPDGADRPFALQDLTLTVNPGEIVCLVGESGSGKSLSAGAIMRLLPEPHVRVTNGAIRLEGSDLYALSEAEMKKLRGDRIGMIFQEPMTALNPQKTVGWQIDEVLRLHTKFERKERHAAVLDMLAEVKIPDPDSAYNAYPHQISGGQRQRVMIAMALILKPRLIIADEPTTALDVTTQAQILKLIRDLQHQHNTGILFITHDFGVVAEIADRVAVLRLGELVEEGPADEVLNHPKHPYTKALIASVPALTPPEVTSSGNRRPVILKASNLYKTFKAQGGLFGGKRSAVPAVKDLSFELRQGETLGVVGESGSGKTTVSRIVTRLLQADSGTVNVNGCDFLSASAREVRTMRKDIQMVFQDPMASLNPRRRVIDLIAQGPIVHGVPKKQAHAKARELLELVELSPAAADRFPHEFSGGQRQRIGIARALALEPRVIVADEPVSALDVSVQAQVLRLLADLRERLNLSLLFVTHDLRVAAQLCDRVIVMSKGEIAEAGPTADVFANPQHEYTQRLLASIPGKHWTPPHLGSAE comes from the coding sequence ATGACTGCGGCACCCGTTCTCGAAATCAACAACCTGCAAATTGCTCTGCCTGATGGCGCAGATCGACCCTTCGCATTGCAAGATCTGACACTAACCGTCAATCCAGGTGAGATCGTCTGTCTTGTCGGCGAAAGCGGCTCAGGAAAATCGTTATCTGCCGGCGCGATCATGCGCCTTCTGCCCGAGCCGCATGTTCGTGTCACCAATGGCGCCATCCGGCTCGAAGGCAGCGATCTTTACGCGCTCAGTGAAGCCGAAATGAAGAAGCTGCGCGGCGATCGCATCGGAATGATTTTTCAAGAGCCGATGACCGCACTCAATCCACAAAAGACCGTGGGTTGGCAGATCGACGAAGTATTGCGCCTGCACACCAAGTTTGAGCGCAAGGAACGTCACGCAGCCGTTCTCGATATGCTGGCCGAAGTGAAGATTCCCGATCCAGATTCGGCTTATAACGCCTATCCGCATCAGATTTCCGGCGGCCAGCGCCAGCGTGTCATGATTGCCATGGCACTGATCCTGAAACCGCGCCTGATTATTGCAGATGAGCCGACCACCGCACTCGATGTTACAACACAGGCACAAATCCTCAAACTGATCCGCGATCTTCAGCACCAACACAATACCGGCATTTTGTTCATCACCCATGACTTCGGTGTGGTGGCAGAAATAGCGGACCGTGTCGCGGTGCTTCGTCTTGGCGAGCTAGTCGAAGAAGGGCCGGCCGATGAAGTGCTCAATCATCCCAAGCATCCTTACACCAAAGCGCTGATCGCTTCAGTTCCGGCACTGACGCCACCTGAGGTGACATCATCCGGCAATAGGCGGCCTGTCATTTTAAAAGCCAGTAATCTTTACAAAACATTCAAGGCTCAGGGTGGGTTGTTCGGCGGTAAGCGAAGCGCGGTCCCTGCTGTCAAAGACTTGTCTTTCGAACTACGACAAGGTGAGACGTTGGGCGTCGTTGGCGAAAGTGGATCGGGCAAAACTACTGTTTCGCGCATTGTCACACGCCTCCTTCAAGCCGACAGCGGCACTGTCAATGTGAACGGCTGTGACTTTCTTAGCGCGAGTGCGCGCGAAGTCCGTACCATGCGCAAAGATATCCAAATGGTCTTTCAGGACCCCATGGCATCGCTTAATCCACGCCGACGTGTCATCGATCTAATTGCACAGGGACCGATCGTGCACGGTGTACCCAAGAAGCAGGCCCATGCGAAAGCGCGCGAATTGCTCGAACTGGTCGAGCTGTCGCCCGCGGCTGCAGATCGTTTCCCACATGAATTCTCTGGGGGGCAGCGTCAGCGCATCGGTATTGCCCGCGCTCTCGCACTCGAACCCCGCGTGATCGTGGCCGATGAACCAGTCTCGGCGCTCGATGTCTCGGTGCAGGCGCAAGTTCTACGCCTGTTGGCCGATCTGCGCGAAAGATTGAACTTGTCGTTGTTGTTCGTAACGCACGACTTGCGCGTTGCGGCCCAGCTTTGCGACCGCGTCATTGTGATGTCGAAGGGCGAAATCGCCGAAGCCGGTCCGACGGCTGACGTTTTTGCCAATCCGCAGCATGAATATACCCAGCGTCTCCTTGCCTCGATCCCCGGCAAGCATTGGACGCCACCCCACTTGGGCAGCGCAGAATGA
- a CDS encoding ABC transporter permease → MTSQDLSLSRPRASRSRILWQRFSRNRAAVLGLVIFIAVAAIAICADVITPGDPLRRVGDPLTWPFVNAAIPLGTDQLGRDIMAGIFHGARVSLLIGVVATLISIAIGIIIGAVAGYYGGWIDDALMRVTEAFQTVPSFVLLLTLVAIFGSSIENIIICIGIVSWTAPARMVRAEFMALRNREFVDAARNLGVGNLSIIFREILPNALPPVVVFASVVMATSILMESALAFLNLGDPNYASWGNMIGQGRSVLRTDWFCSVIPGIAILLTVLSFSLLGEGLNDALNPRQKKK, encoded by the coding sequence ATGACGTCGCAAGACCTGTCTCTTTCCCGTCCCAGAGCTTCTCGCTCCCGCATTTTATGGCAGCGGTTCAGCCGCAACCGTGCTGCAGTGCTGGGGCTCGTTATTTTCATCGCTGTGGCGGCGATTGCAATCTGCGCTGATGTCATTACGCCCGGAGACCCCCTGCGCCGCGTTGGAGATCCTCTCACATGGCCGTTCGTCAACGCCGCAATACCGCTGGGAACCGATCAACTGGGCCGTGATATCATGGCCGGCATATTTCACGGAGCACGCGTCTCGTTGCTAATTGGCGTCGTCGCAACGCTGATTTCGATTGCTATCGGCATTATAATCGGAGCAGTCGCCGGCTATTATGGCGGCTGGATCGATGACGCACTGATGCGCGTGACAGAAGCGTTCCAAACCGTCCCAAGCTTCGTTTTGCTGCTAACCCTCGTGGCAATTTTCGGCTCGTCTATTGAAAACATCATCATCTGTATCGGCATCGTTTCTTGGACCGCACCGGCACGTATGGTGCGTGCAGAATTTATGGCATTACGCAATCGTGAATTCGTTGATGCAGCTCGCAATCTTGGGGTCGGCAATCTGTCGATCATCTTCCGGGAAATCCTGCCCAATGCCCTACCGCCCGTTGTCGTTTTTGCATCCGTTGTCATGGCAACCTCCATTTTGATGGAAAGTGCGCTCGCATTCCTCAATCTTGGCGACCCAAACTATGCGAGCTGGGGCAATATGATCGGTCAGGGCCGCTCCGTTTTGCGCACCGACTGGTTCTGCTCGGTAATTCCGGGAATTGCCATTCTGCTCACTGTGCTATCCTTTAGCCTCCTAGGCGAAGGACTGAACGACGCGCTTAATCCAAGGCAGAAAAAGAAATGA
- a CDS encoding ABC transporter permease: MSLPPILSFALRRILQAIPVILLIMIGSFLLIKLAPGDTVDALVGDMGGADPQFVANLRAEYGLDQPVWVQLSIYMSKLAQFDFGWSYVYELPVLDVLKSRLIPTLLLMVSSLSVAFIFGIALGAFAARRAYSLTDNAISTLGLICYAMPSFFLSLILMFVFSVKLGWLPVGGYKTIGGFYSGWKNVWDITVHMVMPTSALSLIYVAFYMRLMRTSVLEVEDLDYVRTARAKGASGARLMFHHIMRNAFLPVVTLLGLQFSTVLGGSVVIETIFSLPGLGQLAYTSVIKRDLNTLMGIIFLCSILVVIVNFITDLIYARLDSRIELS, from the coding sequence ATGTCCCTGCCTCCAATCCTGAGTTTTGCCCTCCGGCGTATCTTGCAGGCGATACCGGTCATTCTTCTCATTATGATCGGTTCGTTCCTTCTGATCAAACTTGCCCCTGGCGACACGGTCGATGCCCTTGTCGGCGACATGGGCGGTGCGGACCCACAATTTGTCGCTAATTTGCGCGCCGAATATGGTCTCGACCAACCGGTATGGGTTCAACTCTCAATCTATATGAGTAAGCTGGCGCAGTTCGACTTTGGTTGGTCATACGTCTATGAGTTACCGGTGCTTGACGTCCTCAAGTCCCGCCTAATCCCCACACTGCTGCTCATGGTTTCGTCCTTGTCTGTCGCATTCATCTTCGGTATCGCGCTTGGTGCCTTTGCGGCACGCCGCGCCTATTCGCTGACCGACAATGCTATTTCGACCCTCGGTCTCATCTGCTACGCAATGCCCAGCTTCTTCCTCAGCCTCATCTTGATGTTTGTTTTTTCCGTCAAACTCGGATGGCTGCCCGTTGGCGGCTACAAAACAATTGGCGGATTTTACTCGGGCTGGAAAAATGTCTGGGACATCACAGTTCATATGGTAATGCCGACATCAGCACTCTCGCTGATTTACGTTGCTTTCTATATGCGCCTCATGCGCACCAGCGTTTTGGAGGTGGAAGATCTCGATTATGTGCGCACGGCACGCGCCAAGGGTGCGAGCGGTGCGCGATTGATGTTCCATCACATCATGCGCAACGCCTTTCTTCCGGTGGTAACTCTGCTTGGGCTTCAGTTCTCTACCGTACTTGGCGGCTCGGTGGTGATCGAAACGATTTTCTCGCTGCCCGGCCTCGGTCAACTAGCCTATACATCGGTGATCAAACGCGATCTCAACACCCTGATGGGTATCATCTTTTTGTGCTCGATACTGGTGGTGATCGTTAATTTCATCACCGACCTCATCTATGCGCGGTTAGATTCTAGGATCGAATTGTCATGA
- a CDS encoding ABC transporter substrate-binding protein, protein MHIKKAGLGLFLAAFSIASAPSHAEEIKRGGSVIVHMNTEQGVLNPALRASTGVYQITGRIMEPLIDRTYEGYVPVLATSWSSSEDGKAITFKLRENVRWHDGQPFSCDDVSYSAMNLWKKLLNYSTTLQANLEAVDCTDPHTAVFRYSKPMPLELLVAAMPDLGHPVPKHLYGGTDILKNKYNSAPVGTGPFKFIEYERGQHIIAERNDDYWRGKEFPYLDRVIWRFLPDKAAAAAALEAGEMMETAFNGISMSDTERLEKDGRFDTGTKGFENNVAHSTIEFNLRNPVLANLKVRQAIYHALDIDFAIKNIMRGYAKPGRGPIPSSGGVNYTDDVQTYAYDAEKAKQLLDEAGYPAGPDGIRFKLRHRPAPWGEYTQLWAEYYAQAMKEVGIEVQLLTNDAPGFLNGVYRDHDFDTASGWHQFRSDPAVSTTVWLRSGAPVGTAWSNQFDYKSDEMDQLIDQAASELDPAKRADLYHQIQKLEMKDLPVIFAIEHPFVGVTNKALKNHHNTPRWDSSSWYDLWIDQ, encoded by the coding sequence ATGCATATCAAAAAAGCTGGCCTTGGCCTGTTTCTCGCCGCTTTTTCGATCGCGTCGGCGCCAAGCCACGCGGAAGAAATAAAGCGCGGCGGCTCGGTCATCGTCCATATGAATACCGAGCAGGGTGTCCTCAATCCGGCATTGCGCGCCTCTACCGGCGTATACCAGATTACTGGGCGCATTATGGAGCCACTCATCGATCGTACCTATGAAGGCTATGTGCCAGTTCTGGCAACGAGCTGGTCTTCCTCTGAGGACGGCAAGGCTATCACCTTCAAGCTGCGTGAAAACGTGCGATGGCATGACGGGCAGCCATTCAGCTGTGATGACGTATCCTACAGCGCAATGAACCTTTGGAAAAAGCTGCTTAACTATTCAACAACGCTTCAGGCCAATCTTGAAGCCGTCGATTGCACCGACCCACATACCGCTGTTTTCCGTTATTCGAAGCCGATGCCACTGGAATTGCTCGTCGCAGCAATGCCGGACCTTGGTCATCCGGTGCCCAAGCATCTTTATGGAGGCACGGATATTCTCAAGAACAAGTACAATTCAGCACCGGTGGGTACTGGCCCATTCAAATTCATTGAATACGAGCGCGGGCAACACATTATTGCCGAGCGCAACGATGACTATTGGCGCGGCAAGGAATTCCCTTATCTTGATCGTGTCATCTGGCGCTTCTTGCCCGATAAAGCTGCAGCAGCTGCGGCGCTTGAAGCGGGTGAAATGATGGAAACTGCCTTTAACGGCATTTCCATGTCGGATACCGAGCGTCTTGAGAAAGATGGCCGTTTCGACACCGGAACCAAGGGCTTCGAAAACAACGTCGCGCACTCGACCATCGAGTTCAACCTGCGCAATCCCGTCCTCGCAAATCTGAAAGTGCGTCAGGCAATCTATCACGCGCTTGATATCGATTTCGCAATCAAAAACATAATGCGCGGCTATGCGAAGCCAGGCCGCGGTCCAATCCCCAGCTCGGGCGGTGTAAACTACACCGACGATGTCCAAACTTATGCCTATGACGCCGAAAAGGCCAAGCAGCTACTCGATGAAGCCGGTTACCCAGCTGGCCCGGATGGTATTCGTTTCAAGCTGCGCCACCGCCCCGCACCATGGGGCGAGTACACGCAGCTTTGGGCTGAATATTACGCGCAAGCCATGAAGGAAGTTGGCATCGAAGTGCAACTTCTCACCAACGACGCCCCGGGCTTTCTCAACGGCGTTTATCGCGACCACGATTTCGACACGGCAAGCGGCTGGCACCAGTTCCGCTCTGACCCAGCCGTTTCCACAACCGTCTGGCTGCGCTCGGGCGCTCCTGTCGGAACGGCATGGTCGAACCAGTTTGATTATAAATCCGACGAGATGGATCAGTTGATTGATCAGGCCGCATCCGAGCTTGACCCGGCAAAACGCGCCGATCTCTATCATCAGATTCAGAAACTTGAGATGAAAGACCTTCCCGTCATCTTCGCTATCGAACATCCGTTCGTCGGTGTTACTAACAAGGCGCTTAAAAACCATCACAATACGCCGCGTTGGGATTCTTCGAGCTGGTACGATCTCTGGATCGACCAATAA
- a CDS encoding VOC family protein — translation MTHPVIGVDHVFILVNDLDKSAEHYRRLGFTLSPRGLHSKEKGTGNYTIMLPDDYFELLGIVNEMQGNLHQRQRLADQGEGLHAIACRIDSAQHAKAELAALGIQTSEVGAFQRRVQLSKGGEGIAAFETVSFNDEEVPQGMVFMCQHKTRETVWLPELIEHENGAIGLSAIGLISGDPQAAARGFARLYGASNVTADVVLRVHTGSNSADILVYNRDQAEQIYGKEAVSKVPNAAFSNLIIRVGDLSKARSVLDASGIVYKAQQHSIVVDPDDANGVILEFSQA, via the coding sequence ATGACCCATCCCGTCATAGGTGTCGATCACGTTTTTATTCTCGTCAACGATTTGGACAAGAGCGCGGAACACTATCGACGTTTGGGGTTCACGTTGAGTCCACGTGGTCTTCACAGCAAGGAAAAGGGCACCGGCAACTATACGATCATGTTGCCGGACGATTATTTTGAGCTTCTTGGGATTGTGAATGAAATGCAAGGAAACCTTCATCAACGGCAAAGGCTTGCCGATCAAGGAGAAGGGCTTCACGCTATTGCTTGCCGCATTGACAGTGCGCAACATGCTAAAGCGGAACTTGCAGCTCTTGGCATTCAAACAAGCGAGGTCGGTGCATTTCAACGCCGGGTACAGTTGTCAAAGGGTGGCGAGGGCATCGCCGCGTTCGAAACTGTTTCGTTCAACGATGAAGAGGTCCCTCAGGGCATGGTCTTCATGTGTCAACATAAGACACGCGAAACTGTGTGGCTGCCCGAACTTATCGAACATGAAAACGGCGCGATAGGCCTTTCAGCCATTGGTTTGATTTCAGGCGATCCGCAAGCCGCGGCGCGCGGTTTTGCTCGTTTGTACGGTGCAAGCAACGTTACAGCCGACGTGGTGTTGCGGGTTCATACTGGTTCGAATTCTGCGGATATTCTCGTTTACAATCGAGATCAGGCCGAGCAAATTTACGGAAAAGAGGCCGTAAGCAAGGTCCCCAATGCGGCATTCTCCAATCTTATTATTAGGGTGGGTGATCTGAGTAAAGCGCGCTCTGTTTTGGATGCAAGTGGGATCGTTTATAAGGCGCAGCAACATAGCATAGTCGTCGACCCGGACGATGCAAACGGCGTGATCTTGGAGTTTTCGCAGGCTTAA
- a CDS encoding WapI family immunity protein, with translation MVRARMDVNGAHVECGGPILMTADIKEFRDQLAAMASSLAGEATLKGLEPNINVVLTMQKLGHVEAVIEITADHINQYHRFIVEGDQSYLPALLRSCDAILCKFPVIGTRCI, from the coding sequence ATGGTCCGTGCACGTATGGATGTGAACGGTGCACATGTCGAATGTGGAGGGCCAATCTTGATGACTGCGGATATCAAGGAGTTTCGCGATCAACTAGCTGCAATGGCGTCTTCATTGGCAGGCGAAGCCACACTCAAGGGCTTGGAACCTAATATCAACGTCGTTCTGACAATGCAGAAGTTGGGCCATGTTGAAGCAGTGATCGAAATTACTGCTGATCACATCAACCAATATCATCGTTTCATCGTGGAGGGAGATCAGTCTTATCTGCCCGCACTTCTCCGGTCATGCGATGCCATTCTCTGCAAGTTTCCTGTCATCGGAACTCGGTGTATCTGA